One genomic region from Cellulomonas fengjieae encodes:
- a CDS encoding DUF624 domain-containing protein: MTAMAMKRDEIGTGALPRWSATVYWFLVVEVMLVLTSAPGLVLLQLLDRDASNIPLVALACVPFAPSVAAALFAWRVFTRDRDLSPARHFWRGYRLDVLDVLRWWVPTLAVLAVIGINLAHLAAAGLPSALGVALGAVALLLVIWSGHALVLSALFSFRTRDVARLGAYFLAAKPLVSLGIASVLVLTVAAAFVTDWLLVLLAAPLTYLYARTVVPVVAAAEAQFTA; the protein is encoded by the coding sequence ATGACCGCCATGGCGATGAAGCGCGACGAGATCGGCACCGGCGCGCTCCCGCGCTGGTCGGCGACCGTCTACTGGTTCCTGGTGGTCGAGGTGATGCTGGTCCTCACCTCCGCACCGGGTCTCGTGCTGCTGCAGCTGCTCGACCGGGACGCCAGCAACATCCCGCTCGTCGCCCTGGCGTGCGTCCCGTTCGCTCCCTCGGTCGCGGCCGCGCTGTTCGCGTGGCGTGTGTTCACCCGGGACCGGGACCTGTCCCCGGCGCGGCACTTCTGGCGCGGCTACCGGCTCGATGTCCTCGACGTGCTGCGCTGGTGGGTGCCGACGCTCGCCGTGCTCGCCGTCATCGGCATCAACCTCGCGCACCTGGCCGCGGCGGGCCTGCCGTCCGCCCTCGGGGTCGCCCTCGGGGCGGTCGCCCTGCTGCTGGTGATCTGGTCCGGGCACGCGCTCGTCCTCAGCGCGCTGTTCAGCTTCCGCACTCGCGACGTCGCCCGCCTCGGCGCCTACTTCCTCGCGGCCAAGCCCCTGGTCTCGCTGGGCATCGCGTCGGTGCTGGTGCTCACGGTCGCGGCGGCGTTCGTGACGGACTGGCTGCTCGTCCTGCTCGCGGCCCCGCTGACCTACCTCTACGCGCGCACGGTCGTACCCGTCGTGGCAGCGGCGGAGGCGCAGTTCACAGCCTGA
- a CDS encoding GH39 family glycosyl hydrolase — MNRVHVSAQPSGLRPSAWRECVGTGRLNLALRADYQESAALVQREIGFRYIRGHGLLSDDMGVLRESEGVTRYSFTYVDQVVDSYLRLGLKPFLELGFMPSALASGEQTVFWWKGNVTPPRSHEDWAALVRAVLRHLIDRYGLEEVRTWPIEVWNEPNLTVFWQDADQAAYFRLYEATARAVKDVDASLQVGGPVLSPGSDEWWAPFADFVAARDVPVDFVSRHAYSSGPAQHVPFGVYQTFEPPQTLLDQFDAPRRHLRDTALAGLPVHISEFNTSYRPDNPIHDTAWNAAYLAPVLAGGGDLVGSFSYWTFCDVFEEADIPTSLFHGGFGLLTHRQIRKPTYHLYAFMARMGASVLARGADHLVCRDDDGRVTVLAWQPLGGSDDGPYGSAPPTHDVRLRIPVPSDVAVLRRSVNETDGNAWTAWRELGRPRNPSERVLDLLRDASLPAVRHWSLPAADGHVDLDLVLGRHEITLVELLPVTPDEHPGLDDARLLGQDVMG; from the coding sequence ATGAACCGCGTCCACGTCTCCGCCCAGCCCTCCGGCCTCCGGCCCTCGGCATGGCGCGAGTGCGTCGGCACCGGCCGGCTCAACCTCGCCCTGCGCGCCGACTACCAGGAGTCGGCCGCGCTGGTGCAGCGCGAGATCGGCTTCCGGTACATCCGTGGCCACGGGCTGCTGTCCGACGACATGGGCGTGCTGCGCGAGTCGGAGGGCGTCACCCGCTACTCCTTCACCTACGTGGACCAGGTGGTCGACTCCTACCTGCGGCTGGGCCTCAAGCCGTTCCTCGAGCTGGGCTTCATGCCCTCGGCGCTGGCGTCGGGGGAGCAGACCGTCTTCTGGTGGAAGGGCAACGTCACCCCGCCGCGGTCGCACGAGGACTGGGCCGCCCTGGTCCGTGCGGTGCTGCGGCACCTCATCGACCGGTACGGGCTCGAGGAGGTCCGCACCTGGCCGATCGAGGTGTGGAACGAGCCGAACCTGACCGTGTTCTGGCAGGACGCCGACCAGGCCGCCTACTTCCGGCTGTACGAGGCGACCGCGCGTGCGGTCAAGGACGTCGACGCCTCCCTGCAGGTGGGCGGGCCGGTGCTCTCCCCGGGGTCCGACGAGTGGTGGGCGCCGTTCGCGGACTTCGTCGCCGCCCGGGACGTGCCGGTGGACTTCGTGAGCCGTCACGCGTACTCGTCGGGTCCGGCCCAGCACGTCCCGTTCGGCGTCTACCAGACGTTCGAGCCGCCGCAGACGCTGCTCGACCAGTTCGACGCGCCCCGCCGGCACCTGCGGGACACCGCGCTCGCGGGCCTGCCCGTGCACATCAGCGAGTTCAACACGTCCTACCGGCCGGACAACCCGATCCACGACACCGCCTGGAACGCCGCCTACCTCGCGCCCGTGCTGGCCGGCGGCGGCGACCTGGTCGGCTCCTTCTCCTACTGGACGTTCTGCGACGTGTTCGAGGAGGCGGACATCCCGACGTCGCTGTTCCACGGCGGCTTCGGCCTGCTGACCCACCGGCAGATCCGCAAGCCGACCTACCACCTGTACGCGTTCATGGCCCGCATGGGCGCCTCGGTGCTGGCCCGCGGCGCGGACCACCTGGTGTGCCGGGACGACGACGGTCGCGTGACGGTCCTCGCGTGGCAGCCGCTCGGGGGCTCCGACGACGGCCCGTACGGCTCCGCGCCCCCGACCCACGACGTCCGGCTGCGCATCCCCGTCCCGTCGGACGTGGCGGTCCTGCGGCGCAGCGTGAACGAGACCGACGGCAACGCCTGGACGGCGTGGCGCGAGCTCGGCCGCCCCCGGAACCCGTCGGAGCGCGTGCTCGACCTGCTGCGCGACGCGTCGCTGCCCGCGGTCCGGCACTGGTCGCTGCCGGCCGCCGACGGGCACGTCGACCTCGACCTGGTGCTCGGTCGGCACGAGATCACGCTGGTCGAGCTGCTGCCCGTGACGCCCGACGAGCACCCCGGGCTCGACGACGCCCGGCTGCTCGGCCAGGACGTGATGGGATGA
- a CDS encoding ABC transporter substrate-binding protein, with amino-acid sequence MRTTRKRAAVAASVAVLALTLTAACSSDDAAEEPSATSSGIPDAQSVGAMEDFAVGTEFVATEPVTFSVLYRDHPNYPLNKDWLFFSHLKDTNKVSFDLTSAPLSDWDAKKSLIISAGDAPDLIPVTYPGQETQFVSGGALLPISDYVQYMPNFQKRIADWELEPYIDNLVQADGKYYMLPGLYESAQPQYSIAIRQDLWEKAGITDDPETWDDLKDDLATLKEANPGVWPMSDRWSTTNNSPLGATLNVAAPNFGTIAGWGFGNGLVFDEESETFSYAPSTDEYKELISYFASLVEEGLLDPESVTQDDDTAKQKFGSGQSLAISGNTQEITSYAKTFTDAGNTDAKVHLIRVPEGPAGDNVASGSRVASGFMISSEAAEKPNFLALLQFVDWLYYSDSGLAFSKYGVEGTTFTEDGGTRALAADVDWNGVNPTGTKKLNADFGFSNGVWMLANGTTDELIRGLNTDATNQFIDAMADKTELPLTPTAPLDEMQQEQITLWQAALNDSVTQNTAAFILGQRPMSEWEAWQTELKGLNVEQYVDTFNTALAAKG; translated from the coding sequence ATGAGGACCACCAGAAAGCGCGCCGCTGTCGCCGCGTCGGTCGCGGTGCTCGCGCTCACGCTCACCGCCGCCTGCTCGTCGGACGACGCGGCCGAGGAGCCGTCGGCCACCAGCAGCGGCATCCCCGACGCCCAGAGCGTCGGGGCCATGGAGGACTTCGCCGTCGGCACCGAGTTCGTGGCGACCGAGCCGGTGACGTTCAGCGTCCTGTACCGGGACCACCCGAACTACCCGCTGAACAAGGACTGGCTGTTCTTCTCCCACCTGAAGGACACCAACAAGGTCAGCTTCGACCTCACCAGCGCGCCGCTGTCCGACTGGGACGCCAAGAAGTCGCTCATCATCAGCGCGGGTGACGCCCCGGACCTCATCCCCGTCACGTACCCCGGCCAGGAGACGCAGTTCGTCTCGGGCGGCGCGCTGCTGCCGATCAGCGACTACGTGCAGTACATGCCGAACTTCCAGAAGCGGATCGCGGACTGGGAGCTGGAGCCCTACATCGACAACCTGGTGCAGGCGGACGGCAAGTACTACATGCTCCCCGGCCTGTACGAGTCGGCCCAGCCGCAGTACTCCATCGCGATCCGGCAGGACCTGTGGGAGAAGGCCGGGATCACGGACGACCCCGAGACCTGGGACGACCTGAAGGACGACCTGGCGACGCTCAAGGAGGCGAACCCGGGCGTGTGGCCGATGTCGGACCGCTGGTCCACGACGAACAACAGCCCGCTCGGCGCGACGCTGAACGTCGCAGCCCCGAACTTCGGCACGATCGCCGGCTGGGGCTTCGGCAACGGCCTGGTGTTCGACGAGGAGTCCGAGACGTTCTCCTACGCCCCGTCGACCGACGAGTACAAGGAGCTGATCTCCTACTTCGCGTCGCTGGTCGAGGAGGGCCTGCTCGACCCCGAGTCCGTCACGCAGGACGACGACACGGCGAAGCAGAAGTTCGGCAGCGGCCAGTCGCTGGCCATCTCGGGCAACACCCAGGAGATCACCAGCTACGCCAAGACGTTCACCGACGCCGGCAACACCGACGCCAAGGTGCACCTGATCCGCGTGCCCGAGGGCCCCGCGGGTGACAACGTCGCGTCGGGCAGCAGGGTCGCGTCGGGCTTCATGATCTCGTCGGAGGCGGCCGAGAAGCCGAACTTCCTCGCGCTCCTGCAGTTCGTGGACTGGCTGTACTACTCCGACAGCGGTCTGGCGTTCTCCAAGTACGGCGTCGAGGGCACCACGTTCACCGAGGACGGCGGGACGCGTGCACTCGCGGCCGACGTCGACTGGAACGGCGTGAACCCCACGGGCACCAAGAAGCTGAACGCCGACTTCGGGTTCAGCAACGGCGTGTGGATGCTGGCCAACGGCACGACGGACGAGCTGATCCGCGGCCTGAACACCGACGCCACGAACCAGTTCATCGACGCCATGGCGGACAAGACCGAGCTCCCGCTGACCCCGACCGCCCCGCTGGACGAGATGCAGCAGGAGCAGATCACGCTCTGGCAGGCCGCCCTGAACGACTCGGTCACGCAGAACACGGCCGCGTTCATCCTCGGTCAGCGCCCGATGTCCGAGTGGGAGGCCTGGCAGACCGAGCTCAAGGGCCTCAACGTCGAGCAGTACGTCGACACCTTCAACACCGCTCTGGCCGCCAAGGGCTGA
- a CDS encoding carbohydrate ABC transporter permease, producing the protein MTTENLPDVARTRSTGVRDTRGLRAFRLVNGAILIVVAALVLYPFINIVAQAFSSEGYINSGQVNLIPRGFNLTTFEVVFGDDMFWRNYRNTVVYTVVATAIAMVLTTTYAYALSKHHLKGRKFFIGVAVATMFFNGGLIPNYILISQLGFRNTLWAIVLPNAISVFNLLVMKSFFENFPSELEEAASIDGMSTYGVFFKVVLPLSKAVVATMLLFYAVSFWNGWFGAFLYMDDPNLYPVTVYLRNLMAGVTGGTSIQGGGTDNLTQIGANVQSVTMLLTVLPIICLYPFLQRYFVSGVMLGAVKQ; encoded by the coding sequence GTGACCACCGAGAACCTCCCCGACGTCGCCCGGACGAGGTCGACGGGTGTCCGGGACACCCGTGGCCTGCGGGCCTTCCGCCTGGTCAACGGCGCGATCCTCATCGTCGTCGCGGCCCTCGTGCTGTACCCGTTCATCAACATCGTCGCCCAGGCGTTCAGCTCCGAGGGCTACATCAACTCGGGACAGGTGAACCTGATCCCGCGCGGGTTCAACCTCACCACCTTCGAGGTCGTGTTCGGCGACGACATGTTCTGGCGCAACTACCGCAACACGGTCGTCTACACGGTGGTCGCCACGGCCATCGCGATGGTCCTGACGACGACGTACGCGTACGCCCTGTCCAAGCATCACCTCAAGGGCCGCAAGTTCTTCATCGGCGTGGCCGTCGCCACCATGTTCTTCAACGGCGGGCTGATCCCGAACTACATCCTCATCAGCCAGCTCGGCTTCCGGAACACCCTGTGGGCGATCGTCCTGCCCAACGCGATCAGCGTGTTCAACCTGCTGGTGATGAAGTCGTTCTTCGAGAACTTCCCGAGCGAGCTCGAGGAGGCCGCCTCGATCGACGGCATGAGCACCTACGGGGTGTTCTTCAAGGTGGTGCTCCCGCTGAGCAAGGCCGTGGTGGCGACGATGCTGCTGTTCTACGCGGTCTCGTTCTGGAACGGCTGGTTCGGCGCCTTCCTCTACATGGACGACCCGAACCTGTACCCGGTGACCGTCTACCTGCGCAACCTCATGGCCGGGGTCACCGGCGGCACCTCGATCCAGGGTGGCGGCACGGACAACCTCACCCAGATCGGCGCCAACGTGCAGTCCGTGACGATGCTCCTCACGGTCCTGCCCATCATCTGCCTCTACCCGTTCCTGCAGAGGTACTTCGTGTCCGGCGTGATGCTCGGCGCAGTCAAGCAGTAA
- a CDS encoding ABC transporter permease codes for MSLQEPAVADPVSPLAPIAPAITGPKKKRRPRRESWVAHDGTVIPAVHQTWRTALRKDWRLYSFLVLPLIFLLIFRYVPILGNVVAFRRFRPGGSMFGDEWVGLYYVKMFINDQQFWHAFSNTVVLGLLTLLIVFPLPIILALMLNEVRSRTFKRTIQTLSYLPHFMSIVIVAGIVFQLTSVNGTVNQIIEATGGSAITFMQEPSWFRTIYLTSEVWQTVGWGTILYLAALTTIDDQLYEASRIDGANRWQQTWHITLPGIRPTMIVLLILNIGTFMAVGFEKILLLSNPLIYSTADVISTYLYRVGIVSNSISYATAIGLFEALIGVALILSANAISKKTVGASLW; via the coding sequence ATGAGCCTGCAGGAGCCGGCCGTCGCGGACCCCGTCTCGCCGCTCGCGCCCATCGCGCCGGCGATCACCGGTCCGAAGAAGAAGCGGCGACCGCGACGAGAGTCGTGGGTCGCGCACGACGGCACCGTCATCCCCGCCGTCCACCAGACCTGGCGCACGGCGCTGCGCAAGGACTGGCGGCTCTACTCGTTCCTGGTGCTGCCGCTGATCTTCCTGCTCATCTTCCGGTACGTGCCCATCCTCGGGAACGTGGTCGCGTTCCGCCGGTTCCGGCCGGGCGGGAGCATGTTCGGCGACGAGTGGGTGGGCCTCTACTACGTCAAGATGTTCATCAACGACCAGCAGTTCTGGCACGCCTTCAGCAACACCGTGGTCCTGGGGCTCCTGACGCTCCTGATCGTGTTCCCGCTGCCGATCATCCTGGCGCTCATGCTGAACGAGGTCCGGTCGAGGACGTTCAAGCGCACCATCCAGACGCTGTCGTACCTGCCGCACTTCATGTCCATCGTCATCGTGGCGGGCATCGTCTTCCAGCTGACCTCCGTCAACGGCACGGTGAACCAGATCATCGAGGCGACCGGCGGATCCGCGATCACGTTCATGCAGGAGCCGTCGTGGTTCCGCACGATCTACCTGACGTCGGAGGTCTGGCAGACGGTCGGGTGGGGCACGATCCTCTACCTCGCGGCGCTGACGACGATCGACGACCAGCTCTACGAGGCGTCGCGGATCGACGGCGCCAACCGGTGGCAGCAGACGTGGCACATCACCCTGCCCGGCATCCGCCCCACGATGATCGTGCTGCTCATCCTGAACATCGGCACGTTCATGGCGGTCGGCTTCGAGAAGATCCTGCTGCTGTCCAACCCGCTGATCTACTCGACGGCCGACGTCATCTCCACGTACCTGTACCGGGTCGGCATCGTCTCGAACAGCATCAGCTACGCCACCGCGATCGGCCTGTTCGAGGCCCTCATCGGCGTCGCCCTGATCCTGTCGGCGAACGCGATCTCCAAGAAGACGGTGGGAGCAAGCCTGTGGTGA
- a CDS encoding beta-xylosidase/alpha-l-arabinosidase yields MTPHAEPTNRQAVVDDLITRMSLEEKLSQLVGLWVGADATGAGVAPHQSEMTADGLGWSEVIRDGLGQLTRPYGSAPVDPAAGAASLAASQAEIVAANRWGIPALVHEECLAGFAAWGATAYPVPLSWGASFDPELVEEMALRIGASMRAAGVHQGLAPVLDVTRDYRWGRTEETIGEDPYLVGTVGTAYVRGLEAAGVVATLKHFAGYSASRSGRNLAPVSIGARELADVILPPFEMAVLDGGARSVMHSYAELDGVPSAADVSLLTTLLRDRWGFTGTVVADYFGIRFLQTLHGVAGSEAEAAALALAAGVDVELPSVHCYGEPLRGALARGDVDEALVDRAVRRVLLQKADLGLLDADWSPRAAADPVLDDAGSQDLALRLAREAVVLLTNPADVLPLRPGTTVALVGPLADDPLAMLGCYSFPAHVGVHHPERGLGIEIPTVLDALRGAHGTVTYTRGCDVTDPRRDGFDEAVAAARDADVCVVAVGDRAGLFGRGTSGEGCDATDLELPGVEADLVRALLATGTPVVVLLLTGRPYAVGPLAAEAAAVVQTFFPGQLGGQAIADVLTGAISPSGRLPVSIPADASGQPGTYLSAPLGRRSGVSSVDPTAAFPFGHGLSYTDFSWSARATSDEWAVDGDATVEVLVTNTGERAGADVVQLYLHDPVAQVTRPVVRLVGYARVQLGPAESALVTFTVPADVTAFTGLAGERVVEPGDVELRVAHSSADTGDALALRLTGSLRTVDHTRRLTTGVSVTALHPMEVTNA; encoded by the coding sequence ATGACACCGCACGCGGAACCCACGAACCGACAGGCCGTGGTCGACGACCTGATCACCCGGATGTCCCTCGAGGAGAAGCTCTCGCAGCTCGTCGGCCTGTGGGTCGGCGCCGACGCCACCGGCGCCGGCGTGGCCCCCCACCAGTCCGAGATGACCGCCGACGGGCTCGGCTGGTCCGAGGTCATCCGCGACGGCCTCGGCCAGCTCACCCGCCCGTACGGCTCGGCCCCCGTGGACCCGGCCGCCGGTGCCGCGTCGCTGGCTGCCTCGCAGGCCGAGATCGTCGCCGCGAACCGCTGGGGCATCCCCGCCCTCGTCCACGAGGAGTGCCTGGCCGGCTTCGCCGCGTGGGGCGCGACGGCGTACCCGGTGCCGCTGTCCTGGGGCGCCAGCTTCGACCCCGAGCTCGTCGAGGAGATGGCCCTCCGGATCGGGGCGTCCATGCGTGCGGCCGGCGTGCACCAGGGGCTCGCGCCGGTGCTCGACGTCACGCGGGACTACCGCTGGGGCCGCACCGAGGAGACGATCGGGGAGGACCCCTACCTCGTCGGCACCGTCGGGACCGCCTACGTCCGCGGCCTCGAGGCGGCGGGCGTCGTCGCGACCCTGAAGCACTTCGCGGGCTACTCGGCCAGCAGGTCGGGCCGGAACCTCGCGCCGGTGTCCATCGGTGCGCGCGAGCTCGCCGACGTGATCCTGCCCCCGTTCGAGATGGCCGTCCTCGACGGCGGCGCCCGGTCGGTCATGCACTCCTACGCCGAGCTCGACGGCGTGCCGTCGGCGGCCGACGTCTCGCTGCTCACCACGCTCCTGCGCGACCGGTGGGGCTTCACCGGCACCGTCGTCGCGGACTACTTCGGCATCCGGTTCCTGCAGACCCTGCACGGCGTCGCGGGGTCGGAGGCGGAGGCGGCCGCGCTGGCGCTCGCGGCGGGTGTCGACGTCGAGCTGCCCAGCGTGCACTGCTACGGCGAGCCGCTGCGCGGTGCGCTCGCTCGCGGCGACGTCGACGAGGCGCTGGTGGACCGGGCGGTGCGGCGGGTCCTGCTGCAGAAGGCCGACCTGGGCCTGCTGGACGCGGACTGGTCCCCGCGGGCCGCCGCGGACCCCGTCCTGGACGACGCCGGCAGCCAGGACCTGGCGCTACGCCTCGCGCGGGAGGCCGTCGTCCTGCTGACGAACCCCGCGGACGTCCTGCCGCTGCGGCCGGGGACGACGGTCGCCCTGGTCGGCCCCCTCGCCGACGACCCGCTGGCGATGCTCGGCTGCTACTCGTTCCCCGCGCACGTGGGCGTGCACCACCCGGAGCGCGGGCTCGGCATCGAGATCCCGACGGTTCTCGACGCGCTGCGCGGTGCGCACGGCACCGTCACCTACACCCGCGGCTGCGACGTCACCGACCCGCGACGCGACGGCTTCGACGAGGCCGTGGCCGCGGCCCGGGACGCCGACGTGTGCGTCGTCGCGGTGGGGGACCGGGCCGGCCTGTTCGGCCGCGGCACCTCCGGCGAGGGGTGCGACGCCACGGACCTCGAGCTCCCCGGCGTCGAGGCAGACCTCGTCCGCGCGCTGCTGGCGACGGGGACGCCGGTCGTCGTGCTGCTGCTCACCGGCCGGCCGTACGCGGTGGGTCCGCTCGCGGCAGAGGCGGCCGCGGTGGTGCAGACGTTCTTCCCCGGGCAGCTGGGCGGGCAGGCCATCGCCGATGTGCTCACCGGCGCGATCTCGCCGTCGGGCCGCCTGCCCGTGAGCATTCCCGCGGACGCCTCCGGGCAGCCGGGCACGTACCTGTCGGCGCCGCTGGGCCGGCGCTCGGGTGTGTCGTCGGTCGACCCCACCGCGGCGTTCCCCTTCGGGCACGGCCTGTCCTACACCGACTTCTCGTGGTCGGCCCGGGCGACCAGCGACGAGTGGGCGGTCGACGGCGACGCGACCGTCGAGGTCCTGGTCACCAACACCGGCGAGCGTGCCGGTGCCGACGTCGTGCAGCTGTACCTGCACGACCCGGTGGCGCAGGTGACCCGGCCCGTCGTGCGCCTGGTCGGCTACGCGCGCGTGCAGCTGGGCCCGGCGGAGTCGGCCCTCGTGACGTTCACCGTGCCCGCCGACGTCACGGCGTTCACCGGCCTGGCCGGCGAGCGCGTGGTCGAGCCCGGGGACGTCGAGCTGCGCGTCGCGCACTCCAGCGCCGACACCGGCGATGCGCTCGCCCTGCGGCTCACCGGGTCGCTGCGGACCGTCGACCATACCCGGCGGCTGACCACCGGGGTCTCGGTCACCGCGCTGCACCCGATGGAGGTGACGAACGCATGA